A portion of the Methanomassiliicoccus sp. genome contains these proteins:
- a CDS encoding GTPase — protein sequence MQDWKRQIPTIMTAQELLDRAYARASRKEVNGAAAFDTVKKTNIGKITAIGDMTTTTLLKYVRSFPRMEKEDEFYSQLIDVIIGHEKLKKALGNLSWCAEKCSDLQRIYLMRVRRAPTIDEVAKATREFYGRFSSVINRVDGDLLFCQKARDQLRQLPAVDTTVQTVVIAGYPNVGKSQLVERISTAKPTIAPYPFTTKGVIIGHLKSGWQTYQIIDTPGLLDRELEKRNAIELQAVLALRYLADIIVFLIDPSETCGYTLDRQLALLESVKANFSEIPIIEVESKADLEGKFTDRPRISALTGEGVDELMAKIEGALKAQRVNDLDKLPT from the coding sequence ATGCAGGACTGGAAGCGGCAGATTCCGACCATCATGACAGCCCAGGAGCTCCTGGACCGGGCCTATGCCCGAGCTTCCAGAAAGGAGGTCAACGGGGCGGCAGCGTTCGATACGGTCAAGAAGACCAACATCGGCAAGATAACCGCCATCGGGGACATGACCACCACCACGCTGCTGAAGTACGTCCGTTCCTTCCCTCGGATGGAGAAGGAGGACGAGTTCTACTCCCAGCTCATCGACGTCATCATCGGGCACGAGAAGCTGAAGAAGGCGCTGGGGAATCTCTCGTGGTGCGCCGAGAAGTGCTCCGATCTCCAGCGCATCTACCTGATGCGGGTACGGAGGGCTCCTACCATCGATGAGGTGGCCAAGGCGACCAGGGAATTCTACGGCCGCTTCTCGTCGGTCATCAACCGCGTGGACGGGGACCTTTTGTTCTGCCAAAAGGCCCGCGACCAGCTGAGACAGCTCCCGGCGGTGGACACCACCGTGCAGACCGTGGTCATCGCCGGCTACCCCAACGTTGGCAAGAGCCAGCTGGTAGAACGCATCTCGACGGCCAAGCCCACCATTGCTCCCTACCCCTTCACCACCAAGGGCGTCATCATTGGACATCTCAAGAGCGGGTGGCAGACCTACCAGATCATTGACACCCCCGGCCTGCTGGACCGGGAGCTGGAGAAGCGGAACGCCATCGAGCTTCAGGCCGTCCTGGCCCTGCGCTACCTGGCCGACATCATCGTATTCCTCATCGATCCCTCGGAGACCTGCGGCTACACCCTCGACCGGCAGTTGGCGCTGTTGGAATCAGTCAAGGCTAACTTCTCGGAGATACCCATCATCGAGGTGGAGAGCAAGGCGGACCTGGAGGGCAAGTTCACAGACCGGCCGCGCATCTCCGCCCTCACCGGGGAGGGAGTGGACGAACTGATGGCCAAGATCGAGGGAGCGCTCAAGGCTCAACGGGTGAACGACCTGGACAAGCTGCCGACCTAG
- a CDS encoding DNA polymerase II large subunit has translation MAGVACSKAMEDYFKGLFAETDRCYGIARRARARGLDPEVFVEIPRAEDLASRCEKLLEDWHVEGVAERIRELSKNHNREEVSLLVAKEMATQPAKTREESIDRAVRVGLAVLTEGILVAPLEGIAGCKIGRNADGSEYLSISFAGPIRAAGGTGQALSVLIGDVVRREIGIGRYIPTESEVQRFMEEIPLYKQCQHLQYTPGNEEIEIIARSCPVCVDGEGTEEMEISGFRDLPRIETNRVRGGACLVISEGMCLKAPKIQKHVKKLGIDGWEFIDEYLEWKKRHDKGDDKSAKKIVPDSKFLKDMVAGRPVICHPSRVGGFRLRYGRGRTTGLAALAINPATMFALNDFLAVGTQIKIERPGKAGAVTPCDTIEGPILLLKNGDLVQANTVKDAKRYRPDVAEIVDLGEVLLAYGEFMENNHILAPAGYVPEWYRAELRSKARDLPADWEEPGYERAKEISRQFGVPLHPRYNLFWYDLPLEDLQALRAHILTTGAWKEDGLHLKREQGSKRTLESLGALHRVTGQEVIVEFYAMPLLEGLGLSHEGGKIVERTPLADPGAQPDELLPSPTLRAVSKAMGAEVRARAVTRIGSRMARPEKAKERKMKPPPHALFPLGQSGGMQRLVSTAVNESRVEAEMGLRQCPECGKNTFLCSCAECGAHTFTVNRPTTQRIDLSQLLQNAMARVGVAEAPEIKGVQGMISKNKTPEALEKGLLRAVHDIYVFKDGTIRFDMTDVPVTHFRPREIGLSIEKARALGYTKDVHNEELTSPEQVCELRVQDIIPSESCGDYMIKIADFVDDLLEKYYGLARFYNARNRGDLIGQLTIGLAPHTSGGILCRIIGYTKTNVGYGHPFFHAAKRRNADGDEDSVILLLDGLLNFSKEFLPKSRGGLMDAPLVLTTRLDPNEIDKEAHNIDVRWEYPLEFYQATLEYKHPKEIDSIMDQVSGRIGSALQYEGFGYTHDTRDISEGPNESAYKTLETMIDKMNAQLELARIIRAVDAKDVVYRVITKHFLPDMIGNLKSFSSQSLRCTKCGAKYRRIPLKGRCYCGNNLTLTVHEKSVKKYLEITKEISEKFELDAYTQQRIGIVEESMKSLFQSDKVKKCKLTDFM, from the coding sequence ATGGCGGGAGTGGCGTGCAGCAAGGCCATGGAGGATTACTTCAAGGGCCTGTTCGCGGAGACGGACCGGTGCTACGGCATAGCCCGCCGGGCCCGAGCCCGGGGGTTGGACCCCGAGGTCTTCGTGGAGATCCCGCGGGCCGAGGACCTGGCCTCGAGATGCGAGAAGCTGCTCGAAGACTGGCATGTGGAGGGCGTGGCCGAACGCATCCGTGAATTGTCCAAGAACCACAACCGCGAGGAGGTTTCCCTGCTCGTGGCCAAGGAGATGGCCACCCAGCCGGCCAAGACACGCGAGGAGTCGATCGACCGGGCGGTGCGGGTCGGGCTCGCCGTCCTTACCGAAGGCATCCTGGTGGCGCCGCTGGAAGGCATCGCCGGATGCAAGATCGGCCGCAATGCCGATGGGTCCGAGTACCTCTCCATTTCCTTCGCCGGGCCCATCCGGGCGGCGGGAGGGACCGGGCAGGCGCTGAGCGTCCTCATCGGGGACGTCGTCCGACGGGAGATCGGTATCGGGCGGTACATCCCCACCGAAAGCGAGGTTCAGCGGTTCATGGAGGAGATTCCCCTCTACAAGCAGTGCCAGCACCTTCAATATACTCCGGGCAACGAGGAGATCGAGATCATCGCCCGCAGCTGCCCGGTGTGCGTCGACGGCGAGGGCACGGAGGAGATGGAGATCTCGGGATTCCGGGACCTGCCGCGCATCGAGACCAACCGGGTGCGGGGCGGAGCCTGCCTCGTGATATCGGAGGGCATGTGCCTGAAGGCGCCCAAGATCCAGAAGCACGTCAAGAAGCTGGGCATCGATGGCTGGGAGTTCATCGACGAGTACCTGGAGTGGAAGAAGCGCCACGACAAGGGCGATGATAAGTCGGCCAAGAAGATAGTGCCGGACTCCAAGTTCCTCAAGGACATGGTCGCCGGCAGGCCGGTCATCTGCCACCCCTCCCGCGTTGGAGGTTTCAGACTGCGGTACGGGAGGGGACGCACTACCGGTCTGGCCGCGTTGGCCATCAATCCGGCCACCATGTTCGCCCTCAACGACTTCCTCGCGGTCGGCACGCAGATCAAGATCGAGCGCCCGGGCAAGGCTGGTGCGGTCACGCCCTGCGACACCATCGAGGGACCGATCCTGCTGCTCAAGAACGGCGACCTCGTTCAGGCCAACACCGTCAAGGATGCCAAGCGATACCGGCCGGACGTCGCGGAGATCGTCGACCTCGGGGAGGTGCTGCTAGCCTACGGCGAGTTCATGGAAAACAATCACATCCTCGCGCCTGCGGGCTACGTGCCCGAATGGTACAGGGCCGAACTCAGGTCCAAGGCGCGGGATCTGCCTGCCGATTGGGAGGAGCCGGGCTACGAGCGGGCCAAGGAGATCTCCCGCCAGTTCGGGGTGCCCCTGCATCCTAGGTACAACCTGTTCTGGTACGACCTACCCCTGGAGGACCTGCAGGCCCTCAGGGCGCACATACTGACGACGGGAGCGTGGAAGGAGGACGGACTGCATCTCAAGCGAGAGCAAGGCAGCAAGCGCACCTTGGAGTCCCTGGGGGCCCTCCACCGGGTCACGGGGCAGGAGGTCATCGTCGAGTTCTACGCCATGCCCTTACTGGAAGGCCTCGGATTGAGCCATGAGGGAGGGAAGATCGTCGAGCGCACGCCCCTGGCCGACCCGGGGGCGCAGCCCGACGAGCTGTTGCCCTCGCCGACCCTGAGGGCGGTTTCGAAGGCCATGGGCGCCGAGGTGCGGGCGCGGGCGGTCACCCGCATCGGCTCGAGGATGGCCAGGCCGGAGAAGGCCAAGGAGAGGAAGATGAAGCCCCCGCCCCACGCCCTGTTCCCCCTGGGCCAGAGCGGAGGGATGCAGCGTCTCGTCTCCACCGCGGTCAACGAATCACGAGTGGAAGCGGAGATGGGCCTCCGGCAGTGTCCGGAGTGCGGGAAGAATACCTTCCTATGCTCCTGTGCGGAGTGCGGAGCCCACACCTTCACCGTTAATAGGCCGACCACGCAGCGCATAGACCTGAGCCAGCTCCTGCAGAACGCCATGGCCCGCGTGGGAGTGGCCGAGGCCCCAGAAATCAAGGGCGTCCAGGGTATGATCTCGAAGAACAAGACCCCCGAGGCCCTGGAGAAGGGTCTGCTGCGGGCGGTCCATGACATCTATGTGTTCAAGGACGGCACGATCCGGTTCGACATGACCGATGTTCCGGTGACCCATTTCCGCCCCCGGGAGATCGGGCTGAGCATCGAGAAGGCTAGAGCATTGGGGTACACCAAGGATGTCCACAACGAGGAGCTGACCTCTCCCGAGCAGGTGTGCGAGCTCAGGGTGCAGGACATCATACCGTCGGAGAGCTGCGGGGATTACATGATCAAGATCGCCGACTTCGTCGACGACCTGCTGGAGAAGTACTACGGGCTCGCGAGGTTCTACAACGCCCGTAACCGCGGCGACCTCATCGGGCAGCTGACCATCGGTCTCGCCCCCCACACTTCGGGCGGGATCCTGTGCCGCATCATCGGTTACACGAAAACGAACGTCGGCTACGGGCACCCATTCTTCCATGCCGCCAAGCGCAGGAACGCCGATGGCGACGAGGATTCGGTCATCCTGCTGCTCGACGGTCTGCTCAACTTCTCGAAGGAGTTCCTCCCGAAGAGCCGGGGCGGGCTGATGGATGCCCCCCTGGTCCTGACCACTAGGCTCGATCCCAACGAGATCGACAAGGAGGCGCACAACATCGATGTGCGCTGGGAGTACCCCTTAGAGTTCTACCAGGCGACGCTGGAGTACAAGCACCCCAAGGAGATCGATTCTATCATGGACCAGGTCTCCGGCCGCATCGGTTCGGCGCTCCAGTATGAGGGCTTCGGGTACACCCATGATACCAGGGACATCTCCGAGGGGCCTAACGAATCGGCCTACAAGACCTTGGAGACCATGATCGATAAGATGAACGCCCAGCTGGAACTCGCCCGCATCATCCGGGCGGTCGATGCCAAGGACGTGGTGTACCGGGTCATCACCAAGCACTTCCTGCCGGACATGATCGGCAACCTGAAGTCCTTCTCCTCGCAATCGCTGAGGTGCACCAAGTGCGGAGCGAAGTACCGCCGCATACCGCTCAAGGGCCGCTGCTACTGTGGCAACAACCTAACGCTCACGGTACATGAGAAGAGCGTGAAGAAGTACCTTGAGATCACCAAGGAGATCAGCGAGAAGTTCGAGCTCGACGCCTATACTCAGCAACGCATAGGCATAGTCGAGGAGTCGATGAAATCGCTGTTCCAGTCAGATAAGGTAAAAAAATGCAAGCTCACCGATTTCATGTGA
- a CDS encoding rubredoxin, whose product MEKNMEKYVCPICGYIYDPEVGDPDHGIPPGTPFEDLPDEWTCPYCNTPKSSCQSFSSVMGSI is encoded by the coding sequence ATGGAGAAGAACATGGAAAAGTATGTCTGCCCCATCTGCGGCTACATCTACGACCCAGAAGTAGGAGACCCTGACCACGGCATCCCCCCCGGAACCCCGTTCGAGGATCTGCCGGACGAGTGGACCTGCCCCTACTGCAACACTCCGAAGAGCAGCTGCCAGAGCTTCTCTTCCGTCATGGGCAGCATCTAA
- a CDS encoding DNA-directed RNA polymerase subunit D has product MDLKIIDLTETHARFVVSGIRPDMANALRRTLMTEVPKMAIETVEFHLGPIRDEDGKECESVSPLFDEIIAHRLGLVPIPTDPDLYVVKDKCTCNGEGCPNCTIMYSLNKKGPAEVYSGDLEPLGGKELRVKDELIPIVKLGPKQALLVYASAELGIAKRHAKWQVTSGTSYRYYPTVTIDTAKCDGNEECVKACPRDVLAKKDGKIVVTNLEDCILCSACIKACPKDAITTSGDESKFIFEFETDGSLTARDTLRKALEILEKKFDDFREDVGQLIEG; this is encoded by the coding sequence ATGGACCTGAAGATCATCGACCTGACCGAAACCCATGCTAGGTTCGTCGTTTCGGGGATCCGCCCGGACATGGCCAACGCCCTGAGGCGTACGCTCATGACCGAGGTCCCCAAGATGGCCATCGAGACCGTCGAGTTCCACCTGGGTCCGATCAGGGACGAGGACGGTAAGGAATGCGAGAGCGTCAGCCCGCTGTTCGACGAGATCATCGCCCACCGGCTCGGTCTCGTGCCCATCCCTACCGATCCCGATCTGTACGTCGTTAAGGATAAGTGCACCTGCAACGGCGAGGGTTGTCCGAACTGCACCATCATGTACTCCCTCAACAAGAAGGGCCCCGCGGAGGTCTACTCCGGCGATCTGGAGCCCCTCGGTGGGAAGGAGCTGAGGGTGAAGGACGAACTCATACCGATCGTCAAGCTCGGCCCTAAGCAGGCATTGCTCGTCTATGCCTCCGCTGAGCTTGGCATCGCCAAGCGGCACGCCAAGTGGCAGGTGACCTCCGGGACCAGCTACCGCTACTACCCCACTGTCACCATCGACACGGCGAAGTGTGATGGCAACGAGGAATGCGTAAAAGCCTGTCCCCGCGACGTGCTGGCCAAGAAGGACGGCAAGATCGTGGTCACCAACCTGGAGGATTGCATCCTGTGTAGCGCATGCATCAAGGCCTGCCCCAAGGACGCGATCACCACGAGCGGCGATGAATCCAAGTTCATCTTCGAGTTCGAGACCGACGGTTCGCTGACCGCCCGGGACACTCTGAGAAAGGCCCTGGAGATCCTCGAGAAGAAGTTCGACGACTTCCGTGAGGATGTGGGTCAGCTCATCGAAGGATGA
- a CDS encoding 30S ribosomal protein S11: MGKWGIAHIYASYNNIIITLTDITGAETITKATGGMVVKAAKDESSPYAAMRAAEKVAEIAKEKGIEGIHVKVRAPGGNKATSPGPGAQAAIRALARAGMKIGRIEDVTPIPHDGTKKKGGRRGRRV, translated from the coding sequence ATGGGAAAGTGGGGCATCGCGCACATCTACGCTAGCTATAACAACATCATCATCACCCTGACCGACATCACCGGCGCTGAGACGATCACCAAGGCCACCGGTGGCATGGTGGTCAAGGCGGCCAAGGACGAGTCTTCGCCCTACGCGGCCATGAGGGCCGCGGAGAAGGTGGCGGAGATCGCCAAGGAGAAGGGCATCGAAGGCATCCACGTGAAGGTCCGCGCTCCGGGCGGCAACAAGGCTACCTCCCCCGGTCCCGGCGCACAGGCTGCCATTCGGGCGCTCGCTCGAGCCGGCATGAAGATCGGCCGGATCGAGGATGTCACCCCCATCCCCCATGATGGGACCAAGAAGAAGGGCGGCAGAAGGGGCCGAAGAGTATAG
- a CDS encoding 30S ribosomal protein S4: protein MGDPKFPRRSYDAPSHPWRGERIKAETEICNAYGLKNKRELWKAQAVLRNLRNQSKLLQARVRLNDEQAKLEASLLLKKCARMGLLPMEGSTLDDVLGLTQETVLNRRLQTLVHRKGLAATPKQARQFIVHGHVSIDGRKVTIPGYVVKRTEEEKITFNPLSPISNELHPLRTGGQPSNAPEAPAAKVEEHSNSQVEKVEKVLKKVAADVVEGEPADLPDLTPEAKEE from the coding sequence ATGGGAGATCCGAAGTTCCCTCGCCGGTCCTACGACGCTCCTTCTCACCCCTGGAGAGGAGAGAGGATCAAGGCCGAGACTGAGATATGCAATGCCTACGGTTTGAAGAACAAGCGCGAGCTGTGGAAGGCCCAGGCGGTCCTCAGGAACCTGAGGAACCAGTCCAAGCTGCTGCAGGCCCGCGTCCGTCTTAACGACGAGCAGGCCAAGCTCGAGGCGTCCCTTCTGCTGAAGAAGTGCGCCCGCATGGGCCTCCTGCCCATGGAGGGGAGCACCCTCGATGACGTCCTCGGCCTCACCCAGGAGACCGTCCTGAACCGCAGGTTGCAGACCCTGGTCCACCGCAAGGGACTCGCTGCCACGCCCAAGCAGGCAAGGCAGTTCATCGTCCATGGCCACGTGTCCATCGATGGCCGCAAAGTCACCATCCCCGGATACGTCGTGAAGAGGACGGAGGAGGAGAAGATCACCTTCAACCCCCTGTCTCCCATATCCAACGAGCTTCACCCCCTGAGAACCGGGGGACAGCCGAGCAATGCTCCCGAGGCCCCGGCCGCGAAGGTCGAGGAACATTCGAACTCCCAAGTGGAGAAAGTCGAGAAGGTACTGAAGAAGGTCGCCGCCGATGTGGTCGAGGGCGAGCCTGCGGACCTGCCAGACCTGACCCCTGAAGCAAAGGAGGAGTAA
- a CDS encoding 30S ribosomal protein S13, whose translation MAQPEGQEKPQKAEKKEKGKKEKAEKPVEKKVDENFRYIVRIMNFDIDGNKSLMMGIQNVKGVGPRVAAVVAKRTGIKPSEKMGNLSEAQTDEITKVIASYPEFAPHWAVNRQNDFESGDDMHIFGVDLDVAKKDDINRMKMIRCYKGVRHEQGQKVRGQKTRSNGRTGLTMGVSRQKAQQPGAAAAPAEKK comes from the coding sequence TTGGCGCAACCTGAAGGACAGGAAAAACCACAAAAGGCCGAGAAGAAAGAGAAGGGAAAGAAGGAGAAAGCGGAGAAGCCGGTAGAGAAGAAGGTCGACGAGAACTTCCGGTACATCGTCCGCATCATGAACTTCGACATCGATGGCAACAAGTCCCTGATGATGGGCATACAGAATGTGAAGGGTGTCGGCCCCCGTGTCGCCGCTGTCGTGGCTAAGAGAACCGGCATCAAGCCCTCGGAGAAGATGGGCAACCTGTCCGAAGCGCAGACCGATGAGATCACCAAGGTGATCGCCAGCTACCCGGAGTTCGCCCCGCACTGGGCTGTGAACCGCCAGAACGATTTCGAGAGCGGTGATGACATGCACATCTTCGGCGTGGACCTCGATGTGGCGAAGAAGGACGACATCAACCGCATGAAGATGATTCGCTGTTACAAGGGCGTAAGGCACGAGCAGGGACAGAAGGTTCGTGGTCAGAAGACCCGGTCCAACGGACGGACTGGCCTTACTATGGGTGTCAGCCGGCAGAAGGCTCAGCAGCCTGGCGCCGCCGCGGCCCCGGCCGAGAAGAAGTAA
- the alaS gene encoding alanine--tRNA ligase: MSSEFDLQFFKDNNFIRKVCPKCGRAFWSQGDWETCGESPCEEYSFINNSPIKRPYSNHEMREEYLNFFEEHGHGRVRRYPIVARWREDVFFTQASIYDFQPWVLNGVVDPPFNPLTISQTCVRFNDIDNVGRTGRHYTFFEMLAHHAFNRSGKEIYFKDRTVELCHKFYTERLGVQKERMRYIEEWWEGGGNSGPCVEVILEGVELATLVFMQYRETPQGRIPMDMTVVDTGYGLERATWISQGTPSAYEAVFGPVVQYIQDEVGIKPNQRILEEYSKVAGAMNMKTAADIRNLRQRTAERLGITYEELIANVGPMEDIYIICDHSRALAFMLNDGVVPSNVREGYFARMLVRRALRSMRSLDVKFTLADIVGMQIDYFSPYFPELVENRDDIMSLVKVEEQRYYETLERGRSIVQRMTKDLKGQPITVDKLIELYDSHGLNPEIVKEFSDVPVEIPDNFYMQVAKRHESTEAVDEEGAKTEEYPLNMPETTKSYYEDPEVMAFEAEVVAVVNGAVVLDHTYFYPEGGGQEADYGTLNGYEVINVQKVRNTILHFLDGKHDVVVGSRVACAINEPRRRQLMRHHTAAHIINGSAREMLGNHVWQSGAHKSVDEARLDITHFENLSEEQRTQLEKRCNEVVLEDHPVEIKFMQRDEAEAKFGFRLYQGGVVPGKIIRVVNTTGVDVEACGGLHCDRTSRVGPIRILRTKRIQDGVVRIEYSAGLAAVNGMQSDKACVDQLADRMNVGREALLPAAVKLLNDVKEDRKRLENMAAKLNRIMADSLLEKAVQVDGARVVVHLAAEDEDPQALSLALTSVPGVIAVLGLQDKSPKLFVSRSSDIKLDCRPVLKDIMKLVGGGGGGKPDFAQGGGGDPAKLPGAMERALEIVTAAMAKR; the protein is encoded by the coding sequence ATGTCCTCAGAGTTCGATCTTCAGTTCTTCAAGGATAACAACTTCATTCGCAAGGTCTGCCCCAAGTGCGGCCGTGCGTTCTGGTCCCAGGGAGATTGGGAGACCTGTGGAGAGTCTCCCTGCGAGGAGTACTCGTTCATCAACAACTCGCCGATAAAGCGGCCCTACTCCAACCACGAGATGCGTGAAGAGTATCTCAACTTCTTCGAGGAACATGGTCACGGCCGGGTCCGCCGCTACCCCATCGTCGCCCGGTGGCGGGAAGATGTTTTCTTCACCCAGGCCAGCATCTACGACTTCCAGCCGTGGGTGCTCAATGGCGTCGTTGATCCGCCGTTCAATCCGCTGACCATTTCCCAGACCTGCGTCCGGTTCAACGACATCGACAACGTTGGACGCACCGGTCGGCACTACACCTTCTTCGAGATGCTCGCGCATCATGCGTTCAACAGATCGGGGAAGGAGATCTACTTCAAGGACCGGACCGTCGAGCTCTGCCATAAGTTCTACACCGAGCGGCTGGGCGTACAGAAGGAGAGGATGCGCTACATCGAGGAGTGGTGGGAGGGCGGCGGCAACTCCGGACCGTGCGTGGAAGTGATCCTGGAGGGCGTGGAGCTTGCCACCCTAGTGTTCATGCAGTATCGGGAAACGCCGCAGGGCCGCATACCCATGGACATGACCGTGGTGGATACGGGCTATGGTCTCGAGCGTGCGACCTGGATCTCCCAGGGAACGCCGTCGGCCTACGAGGCGGTCTTCGGTCCGGTCGTCCAGTACATCCAGGATGAGGTTGGCATCAAGCCGAACCAGCGCATCTTGGAGGAATACAGCAAGGTGGCTGGGGCCATGAATATGAAGACCGCGGCGGACATCCGGAACCTGAGGCAGCGCACCGCGGAGCGGCTCGGGATCACCTACGAGGAACTAATCGCCAACGTTGGGCCGATGGAGGACATCTACATCATCTGCGACCACTCCCGCGCCTTGGCCTTCATGCTCAACGATGGGGTGGTGCCGTCGAACGTGCGCGAAGGCTACTTCGCCCGCATGCTGGTCCGCCGGGCCCTGCGCTCAATGCGCTCGCTGGACGTCAAGTTCACCCTGGCTGACATCGTGGGGATGCAGATCGACTACTTCTCGCCATACTTCCCTGAGCTGGTGGAGAACCGCGACGACATCATGTCTCTGGTCAAGGTCGAGGAACAGCGTTATTACGAAACGCTGGAACGCGGCCGGTCCATTGTCCAGAGGATGACCAAGGACCTCAAGGGCCAGCCGATCACGGTCGACAAGCTCATCGAGCTGTATGACTCCCATGGACTGAACCCGGAGATCGTTAAAGAGTTCTCCGATGTGCCAGTGGAGATACCAGACAACTTCTACATGCAGGTCGCCAAGCGGCACGAGTCCACCGAAGCCGTCGACGAGGAAGGGGCGAAGACCGAGGAGTACCCTCTGAACATGCCGGAGACCACGAAGTCGTACTACGAGGACCCAGAGGTCATGGCTTTCGAGGCTGAGGTCGTGGCCGTGGTGAACGGGGCGGTGGTGCTGGACCATACTTACTTCTACCCCGAAGGGGGTGGCCAGGAAGCCGATTACGGCACACTGAACGGCTACGAGGTCATCAACGTGCAGAAGGTGAGGAACACGATCCTGCACTTCCTGGACGGAAAGCACGACGTCGTTGTGGGCAGCAGGGTCGCCTGTGCCATCAACGAGCCCCGGCGCCGGCAGCTGATGCGCCACCACACCGCGGCGCACATCATCAACGGCTCGGCCCGGGAGATGCTCGGAAACCATGTATGGCAATCGGGCGCCCACAAGAGCGTGGACGAGGCCCGCCTGGACATCACCCACTTCGAGAACCTCTCCGAGGAGCAGCGTACTCAGCTGGAGAAGCGGTGCAACGAGGTGGTGCTGGAGGACCATCCGGTGGAGATCAAGTTCATGCAGCGGGACGAGGCGGAGGCGAAGTTCGGATTCAGGCTATACCAGGGTGGTGTCGTCCCCGGCAAGATCATCCGTGTCGTCAACACCACCGGGGTGGACGTGGAAGCGTGCGGCGGGCTGCACTGCGACCGTACCTCTCGTGTCGGCCCCATTCGCATCCTGCGCACCAAGAGGATCCAAGATGGAGTGGTCCGGATCGAATACTCCGCCGGCCTGGCCGCAGTCAATGGAATGCAGTCGGACAAGGCGTGCGTCGATCAGCTGGCAGACAGGATGAACGTTGGTCGCGAAGCGCTTCTCCCGGCCGCGGTGAAGCTCCTCAACGACGTCAAGGAAGACCGCAAGCGGTTGGAGAACATGGCGGCCAAGCTTAACAGGATCATGGCCGACAGCCTGCTGGAGAAGGCGGTCCAGGTCGACGGCGCGCGCGTCGTCGTCCACCTCGCGGCGGAGGACGAGGACCCCCAGGCCCTCTCCCTCGCCCTGACCTCGGTCCCCGGTGTGATCGCCGTGCTCGGTCTTCAGGACAAGAGCCCCAAGCTGTTCGTGTCCCGTTCCTCCGACATCAAGCTTGACTGCCGACCAGTGCTTAAGGACATCATGAAGCTGGTCGGAGGCGGGGGCGGGGGCAAGCCGGACTTCGCCCAGGGCGGAGGGGGCGACCCCGCCAAGCTGCCGGGAGCGATGGAGCGGGCCCTCGAAATCGTTACAGCAGCGATGGCCAAGCGGTGA